Proteins from one Chitinophaga oryzae genomic window:
- a CDS encoding dihydroorotase: MHILLKNVKVIAPSSPFHGQQKDISIQNGIIQQVGDHLEDARATVISGENLHVSAGWMDIFAHFCDPGLEHKEDLYTGVKAAATGGYTTVMVVPNTQPALHTKPQIEYVLSKTRHAAATVLPIGAVTKNLEGTGLAEMYEMQQNGAVAFSDGLKPLQSPGLMLKALQYIKAFDGTLIQLPDDQSISAHGLMHEGIYSTQLGMPGKPALAEELIIQRDLELAKYTDSRIHITGVSTRKSIELIAAAKADGIKVTCSVTPYHLSLTDGQLVNYDSNLKVNPPLRSADDVKAIQEAIVHGTVDCFATHHVPQEWDAKQVEFEYAKNGMIGLESSFGVIRHYLPQLPLEQHIAMLTEKPRAIFKQPQPEIRDGAAANLTIFDPAATWEFTAGHIASRSKNSAYIGTSLKGKVIATVNGPIFHINK, from the coding sequence ATGCACATACTACTCAAAAACGTAAAGGTTATAGCGCCTTCCTCTCCCTTCCACGGGCAGCAAAAAGACATTTCCATACAGAACGGCATTATCCAACAGGTAGGCGACCACCTGGAAGATGCACGGGCGACGGTGATCTCCGGAGAGAACCTGCACGTGTCTGCAGGCTGGATGGACATTTTCGCCCATTTCTGCGATCCAGGGCTGGAACACAAGGAAGACCTCTATACCGGCGTAAAAGCTGCGGCAACAGGCGGTTACACTACCGTAATGGTGGTGCCCAACACCCAACCGGCCCTGCATACCAAACCGCAGATCGAGTACGTGCTGAGCAAAACCCGCCATGCCGCAGCCACCGTACTGCCCATCGGCGCGGTCACCAAAAACCTGGAAGGCACCGGCCTCGCCGAAATGTATGAAATGCAGCAAAACGGCGCAGTAGCTTTCTCCGACGGCCTCAAACCGCTGCAGTCCCCCGGACTGATGCTCAAAGCATTACAGTACATCAAAGCATTCGACGGCACACTGATCCAGCTGCCGGACGACCAGAGCATCTCCGCCCATGGCCTCATGCACGAAGGTATCTACTCCACGCAACTCGGCATGCCCGGCAAACCTGCGCTGGCAGAAGAACTGATCATTCAGCGTGACCTGGAACTGGCTAAGTACACCGATTCCCGCATTCATATCACGGGCGTAAGCACCCGCAAATCCATAGAACTGATCGCCGCCGCCAAAGCAGACGGCATCAAGGTTACCTGCTCTGTCACCCCCTACCACCTGTCGCTCACCGACGGGCAACTGGTCAATTATGATTCCAACCTGAAGGTAAACCCGCCGCTGCGCAGCGCAGACGACGTGAAAGCCATCCAGGAGGCCATCGTACACGGCACGGTGGACTGCTTCGCCACTCACCACGTGCCCCAGGAATGGGACGCCAAACAAGTAGAGTTCGAATATGCGAAAAACGGCATGATCGGCCTGGAAAGCAGCTTCGGCGTCATCCGCCACTACCTGCCGCAATTGCCGCTGGAACAACATATCGCGATGCTGACAGAGAAACCGCGCGCCATCTTCAAACAGCCGCAACCTGAGATCCGGGACGGCGCCGCCGCCAACCTCACCATCTTCGATCCGGCAGCCACCTGGGAATTCACTGCCGGCCATATCGCCTCCAGATCGAAAAATTCGGCTTATATTGGCACCTCACTGAAAGGCAAGGTTATTGCTACAGTGAATGGTCCTATTTTTCACATCAACAAATAA
- a CDS encoding DsbA family protein encodes MKEPLFCDPETGVCEIPGATGAAPGARPDTLPTDKPLQLVYFTDPICSTCWGIEPQWRRLKLEYGHLLDIRYHMGGLLPSWDVYNSGGISGPSDVAHHWEEVSGHYQMPIDGNVWLEDPLPSSYPPSIWFKAAQLQDEHKAVIFLRRLREMLFLQKKNICRPEPVLAAAAYAQLDAARLQQGFESTAPALFEQDLQLRAQMGVRGFPSVFMINAAGNKELVYGAKPYTVFTTTLHKLFPGAQARTYLRGLDTFSYFPTLTTKEYAVLNDLSMEAAYDQLDAFRRDGHLEVTIAGGGALWLRCQ; translated from the coding sequence ATGAAAGAGCCTTTATTCTGTGACCCGGAAACCGGCGTGTGCGAGATCCCGGGCGCCACAGGTGCCGCCCCGGGCGCGAGACCTGACACCTTGCCTACTGACAAACCGTTGCAGCTTGTTTATTTTACGGACCCGATCTGCTCCACCTGCTGGGGTATAGAACCACAATGGCGCCGGTTAAAACTGGAGTACGGCCATCTGCTGGACATCCGTTACCATATGGGAGGGCTGCTGCCATCGTGGGACGTCTACAACTCCGGAGGTATCAGCGGTCCGTCCGATGTGGCCCATCACTGGGAAGAGGTGAGCGGGCATTACCAGATGCCGATAGATGGCAACGTATGGCTGGAAGACCCGTTGCCGTCCTCCTATCCGCCTTCTATCTGGTTTAAAGCAGCACAGCTGCAGGATGAGCACAAAGCCGTGATTTTCCTGCGCCGCCTGCGCGAAATGTTATTCCTGCAGAAAAAGAATATCTGCCGGCCGGAGCCTGTACTGGCTGCTGCCGCATATGCTCAGCTGGATGCAGCAAGATTACAGCAGGGCTTCGAAAGCACCGCACCGGCGTTGTTTGAGCAGGACCTGCAGCTGCGGGCGCAGATGGGCGTACGTGGCTTCCCTTCGGTGTTTATGATCAATGCCGCCGGCAATAAAGAACTGGTGTATGGCGCCAAACCCTATACGGTATTTACGACCACCCTGCATAAACTTTTCCCCGGGGCGCAGGCGCGCACCTATCTGCGCGGGCTGGATACTTTCTCTTATTTCCCCACGCTGACTACCAAAGAATATGCAGTGCTGAATGACCTGAGCATGGAAGCGGCCTATGACCAGCTGGACGCCTTCCGCCGGGACGGACACCTGGAGGTGACCATCGCCGGTGGCGGAGCCTTATGGCTGCGTTGTCAGTGA
- a CDS encoding LacI family DNA-binding transcriptional regulator, translating into MRKVVSSGQPTIKEIAKRLNISVSTVSRALHDHHSIGLRTKARVKALAAELNYERNQTAVYFQQGKTFTIGILLPELSEAFFSSAISGIEDTAYSNNYTVLLGQSHDDEAREKQIIQSMKQHRVDGCIVSIGKNTRNYDHFEMLRQARIPVVFFDRVPDLHDIHAVSCNLESGTIQAVDFLLKKGHRVIGMINGPEQLVASKERATGYIKALRKHRLKYDPELIVNADLTAAGTDSAMEYLLSLKRKVTAIVTFNDYVAMDAVQYALKRKLEINKDITFVSYANTPVSGYTAFPPAASVEQFPYEQGQAATNMLLSLLNGEHPLNDYTNTIMESRLVIHDR; encoded by the coding sequence ATGAGAAAGGTGGTTTCTTCGGGTCAACCAACAATAAAGGAAATTGCAAAAAGGCTGAATATCTCTGTATCTACTGTATCAAGGGCATTGCATGACCATCACAGTATAGGATTGAGGACCAAAGCCCGCGTGAAAGCGCTGGCGGCGGAACTGAATTATGAGCGCAACCAGACCGCGGTTTATTTTCAGCAGGGAAAAACTTTCACCATCGGCATCCTGTTGCCCGAACTGTCTGAAGCCTTTTTCTCCAGCGCCATCAGCGGTATTGAAGATACCGCCTACAGCAACAACTACACCGTACTGCTGGGCCAGTCGCACGACGACGAAGCCCGGGAAAAGCAGATCATCCAGAGCATGAAACAGCACCGGGTGGATGGCTGTATCGTGTCTATCGGGAAAAACACCCGTAACTACGATCACTTCGAAATGCTGCGCCAGGCACGCATTCCGGTAGTATTCTTCGACCGTGTGCCGGACCTGCATGACATCCATGCCGTTTCCTGTAACCTGGAATCGGGCACCATACAGGCAGTGGATTTCCTGCTGAAAAAAGGGCACCGCGTCATCGGGATGATCAACGGCCCGGAACAGCTGGTGGCCAGCAAAGAAAGGGCTACCGGCTATATCAAGGCACTGCGCAAGCACCGGCTCAAGTACGACCCCGAACTGATAGTCAACGCCGATCTCACCGCCGCCGGCACCGACAGCGCCATGGAATACCTCCTGTCGCTGAAACGGAAAGTCACCGCCATCGTCACGTTCAACGACTACGTGGCCATGGATGCGGTACAATATGCACTGAAAAGAAAACTGGAAATAAATAAAGACATTACTTTTGTATCTTACGCCAACACGCCGGTCAGCGGGTATACGGCCTTTCCCCCGGCAGCTTCGGTAGAACAGTTCCCCTATGAACAGGGGCAGGCTGCTACTAATATGCTGCTGTCGCTGCTGAATGGAGAACACCCGCTCAACGACTATACCAATACCATTATGGAGTCACGCCTGGTGATTCATGACCGGTAA
- a CDS encoding SGNH/GDSL hydrolase family protein: MMNKTMLSLVALLICCGSLFAQTPALVYHDAMTFPVIGKYHTETNYNRLPAKYEKTVRPAVWALSRNSAGVAIRFRTNATTIGARWKVLNNNAMNHMTATGIRGLDLYALVNHQWQFVNSAIPGNDARSEKTILKKGDGSWREYVLFLPLYDGVDSLSIGVNTGAVIEKPQQSLLIDKKPIVYYGSSIAQGGCATRPGMAYTNILVRQLQRPFINLGFSGNGMFETAVGEAICETDPSLIVIDCNPNTAPELIHERAVKLVEQIRACKPQTPVLLVENYMYEHAYFEKDIHDIVFRKRAELKKAYNDLKKAGVKNLHYISGDGFLGADHEGTVDGVHPNDVGMERFAAHILPTLRKLTKGL; encoded by the coding sequence ATGATGAACAAAACGATGCTATCCCTGGTGGCACTGCTGATCTGCTGCGGCAGCCTCTTTGCACAAACGCCTGCCCTTGTTTACCACGATGCCATGACATTCCCGGTGATCGGTAAGTACCACACAGAAACCAATTACAACCGGCTTCCTGCGAAATATGAAAAAACAGTCCGGCCCGCTGTATGGGCGCTGAGCCGCAACAGCGCCGGCGTCGCCATCCGGTTCCGTACCAATGCCACCACCATCGGCGCCCGCTGGAAAGTACTCAACAACAACGCCATGAACCATATGACCGCTACCGGCATAAGAGGGCTCGACCTCTATGCCCTGGTCAATCATCAATGGCAGTTCGTTAACAGTGCCATCCCCGGCAATGATGCCCGTTCCGAAAAAACCATTCTCAAAAAGGGCGACGGCTCCTGGCGGGAATATGTGCTCTTCCTTCCTTTGTATGACGGCGTAGACTCCCTCTCCATCGGCGTGAATACTGGCGCTGTTATAGAGAAACCACAGCAATCCCTGCTGATAGACAAAAAACCAATTGTTTACTATGGCAGCAGCATCGCCCAGGGCGGATGCGCTACCCGCCCCGGCATGGCGTATACCAATATCCTCGTCCGCCAGCTGCAACGCCCCTTTATCAACCTCGGCTTCAGCGGCAACGGCATGTTTGAAACCGCTGTAGGCGAAGCCATCTGTGAAACAGATCCTTCGCTTATTGTCATCGATTGTAATCCGAATACGGCACCGGAACTCATCCATGAACGCGCCGTGAAACTGGTGGAACAAATACGCGCCTGTAAACCGCAAACACCGGTGCTGCTGGTGGAGAACTACATGTATGAACATGCTTATTTTGAAAAAGATATTCACGATATCGTTTTCCGCAAAAGAGCGGAGCTGAAAAAAGCATACAACGACCTGAAAAAAGCAGGCGTTAAAAACCTTCACTACATCAGCGGCGACGGCTTCCTCGGCGCCGATCACGAAGGCACGGTAGACGGCGTACATCCCAACGACGTAGGCATGGAACGCTTCGCGGCCCACATCCTCCCTACCCTGCGCAAACTGACCAAAGGGCTGTAA
- a CDS encoding OmpA/MotB family protein produces the protein MRIGYLALPVALITIMASCSAPRKLRESEARYARLDSLYRSTENQRKKCEEDAARAAAAYKDKMENLQEQQTQLKANNSQMLDHLKELSVISNAQAESIKKSLDNIGAKDAYIKDLQSAIARKDSLNMQLVMNLKGAIGNMDDKDINIKVEKGVVYIDISDKLLFKSGSYDVTERAKEVLGKVAKVLIAQPDIEFMVEGHTDNVPYRPNVLLDNWDLSVKRATSVVRILQNQYQIPAARMTAAGRSEYQPVASNDTPEGRGANRRTRIVILPQLDQFFKLLEKPAGN, from the coding sequence ATGAGGATAGGATACTTAGCCTTACCTGTGGCACTGATTACCATTATGGCCTCCTGCTCAGCACCCAGAAAACTGAGAGAATCTGAAGCAAGATATGCCCGGCTGGACAGTTTATACAGGTCAACAGAGAACCAGCGTAAAAAATGTGAAGAAGACGCCGCGAGGGCAGCAGCTGCCTACAAAGACAAGATGGAAAACTTGCAGGAACAACAGACACAATTGAAGGCCAACAACTCACAGATGCTGGACCACCTGAAAGAGCTGTCCGTTATATCCAATGCCCAGGCGGAAAGCATCAAGAAGTCACTCGACAACATCGGTGCGAAAGACGCCTATATCAAAGACCTGCAGTCTGCCATTGCCCGTAAAGACTCCCTCAACATGCAGCTGGTGATGAACCTGAAAGGCGCCATCGGTAACATGGATGACAAAGACATCAACATCAAGGTAGAAAAAGGAGTAGTATATATCGATATTTCCGATAAACTGCTGTTTAAGAGCGGTAGCTACGACGTAACAGAACGTGCGAAAGAAGTACTGGGTAAAGTAGCCAAGGTGCTCATCGCCCAGCCTGATATCGAGTTTATGGTGGAAGGCCATACCGACAATGTGCCTTACCGTCCGAATGTATTGCTCGACAACTGGGACCTGAGCGTGAAGAGAGCAACATCCGTGGTGCGTATTCTGCAGAACCAGTACCAGATACCGGCTGCCCGTATGACTGCCGCAGGCCGCAGCGAATACCAACCGGTAGCTTCCAACGATACGCCGGAAGGACGTGGCGCTAACCGCAGAACAAGGATCGTGATCCTGCCGCAGCTGGACCAGTTCTTCAAATTACTGGAAAAACCAGCAGGCAACTAA
- a CDS encoding HEAT repeat domain-containing protein, producing MNDYLINLVTRICDRSEQLNDSQTISWQALREAEQLANHAYVPILYQYIATEPDKEKRRAAGFIIIQLSRNTNDPEVIRFMLDRLRVEQEPDMITAIQQDLERGPQIPGYMNLDPLLNNTLSLNNNVRRSALFALRGTNNPQVEEWALNLLKRTVNEYDIYYIVLLLHKVATKKSLPALKRLLEHPRQDVKGLAFATIADIEKEKEALFYARCLLRGQLKSEAMEAIYKYADESAIQAVITRITEMLSKRRSSGRLSLETFKNGFTDLMLGMEFLFRFRTVKSEVKKTFSWITEKRAEYLLPEEREWIQRNLVMNKG from the coding sequence ATGAATGATTATCTCATTAACCTTGTCACACGTATATGCGACCGCTCGGAACAGTTGAATGACTCCCAAACCATCAGCTGGCAGGCGCTCCGCGAGGCCGAACAGCTGGCCAACCACGCGTATGTGCCGATTCTGTACCAATATATCGCAACAGAACCTGATAAGGAAAAACGAAGAGCCGCCGGCTTTATTATTATTCAGCTCTCCAGGAACACCAATGACCCGGAAGTGATCCGGTTTATGCTGGACCGCCTGCGGGTGGAACAGGAACCGGACATGATCACCGCTATCCAGCAGGACCTGGAACGCGGCCCGCAGATCCCCGGTTATATGAACCTCGACCCGCTGCTGAACAATACCCTGTCGCTCAATAATAATGTGCGCCGCTCCGCACTTTTCGCCCTCCGCGGCACCAACAACCCACAGGTAGAAGAATGGGCGCTAAACTTGTTGAAACGGACTGTAAATGAATATGATATATATTATATAGTCTTATTGCTGCACAAGGTGGCCACAAAAAAAAGCCTGCCTGCGCTCAAGCGCCTGCTGGAGCACCCGCGCCAGGATGTGAAAGGGCTGGCATTTGCCACCATCGCGGACATTGAGAAAGAGAAAGAAGCGCTGTTCTACGCCCGCTGCCTGCTCCGCGGCCAGTTGAAATCAGAGGCGATGGAGGCGATCTATAAATATGCAGATGAAAGCGCCATACAGGCGGTCATCACCCGCATTACCGAGATGCTTTCCAAAAGACGCAGCAGTGGCCGGCTTTCACTGGAAACATTTAAAAACGGCTTTACTGACCTGATGCTGGGCATGGAGTTCCTGTTCCGCTTCCGTACTGTTAAAAGCGAAGTAAAAAAGACTTTCTCCTGGATCACCGAAAAAAGAGCAGAATACCTGCTGCCAGAAGAACGCGAATGGATACAACGCAACCTTGTCATGAATAAAGGTTGA
- a CDS encoding DUF1349 domain-containing protein, producing MKKKLFVLGSLVLAFFSAVANPADSVRIKGIPYPCSWINTPKNFSATADSLSITAGQGSDFYNYPGGNYNIATAPILAFKPDENFVLTAKIKVDFKKTYDGGAIYVMVDSTQYIKFLFENSHYGKLAVCSGVTNTYTDDSNNAITTKNEVYFRLAKSGNMFGLFYSLEGKTWEAVRLVNFVPKAPIRVGFSSQSPLGETCTSTFSEIVYTPGVFKDAKTGGM from the coding sequence GTGAAAAAGAAACTTTTTGTACTCGGCAGCCTGGTCCTGGCTTTCTTCAGCGCTGTGGCCAACCCGGCAGACAGCGTCCGGATCAAAGGCATACCCTATCCCTGTAGCTGGATCAACACACCGAAAAATTTTTCTGCCACCGCAGACAGCCTCTCCATCACCGCCGGACAAGGCTCTGATTTTTACAACTACCCCGGCGGCAACTACAACATTGCCACCGCTCCCATCCTGGCGTTCAAACCGGATGAGAACTTTGTGCTGACCGCCAAAATCAAAGTGGACTTCAAAAAAACGTACGACGGCGGCGCCATCTATGTCATGGTGGACTCTACCCAGTACATCAAATTCCTCTTTGAAAACAGCCACTATGGCAAACTGGCCGTTTGCTCCGGCGTGACCAACACCTATACGGATGACAGCAACAACGCCATCACGACTAAAAATGAAGTGTATTTCCGGCTGGCGAAATCAGGCAATATGTTCGGGCTTTTTTATTCGCTTGAAGGTAAAACCTGGGAAGCAGTACGACTCGTCAACTTTGTACCCAAAGCGCCCATCCGGGTGGGTTTTTCTTCCCAGTCCCCACTGGGAGAAACATGCACCAGCACTTTCTCCGAGATCGTATACACGCCGGGCGTATTTAAAGATGCTAAAACAGGCGGTATGTAG
- a CDS encoding S9 family peptidase, whose amino-acid sequence MKRGLILLLAGAMAGGIQNARAQQQMYTMTQATNGLRADLAPERLKQFEWLPGENAYTRAVMAGNQQVWVKYTVLGGRALPKTDTLLALNTLNQQLFSQRPLRALPVLHWLDNTHAWFAMGNDLYNGTLENRTITFSKWCSLPQEAENVTVNPKSRHIAYTVKNNLLLRTADGQELPVTQDADINIVNGKSVHRDEFGIDRGIFFSPQGDLVAFYRMDQRMVNDYPVIDWSVVPAHANIIKYPMAGGKSHEVTLGIYQPSTRKTVFLKTTGEADHYLTCVTWAPDQQSVYVALLNRDQNHLSLNQYSAATGELIKTLFEEKDPKYVHPSHPLTFLPGKPDQFIWWSDRDGYTHLYLYNTAGQLQKQLTKGDWVVNELQGFHNAANEMIITAAKESPMEKHGYAVNLKTGALRRLDQAAGWHDIQVSSTGDYVLDSYTSGNVPSMAVITGLNGKYAETILKAEDPLKNFKRPEIRQVTLKADDGTPLYGKLILPVDFDSTRQYPVIVYLYNGPNVQLIRNTFPYSGNLWYEYMAQRGYVVFTMDGRGSANRGMAFEQATFRRLGTVEMNDQLQGVSYLKSLPYVNQQKMGVHGWSFGGFMTTSLMLRHPDVFKVGVAGGPVIDWSMYEVMYTERYMDTPQQNPEGYANANLLTQTKNLKGKLMLIHGTNDDVVVWQHSVNFLRACVDNGVQVDYFVYPGHLHNVLGKDRVHLMQKITDYFDAHLARKDAEQQSAQRDK is encoded by the coding sequence ATGAAAAGAGGACTGATACTGCTTTTGGCAGGTGCTATGGCCGGCGGCATCCAAAATGCCCGCGCCCAGCAGCAAATGTACACCATGACACAGGCCACCAATGGGCTCCGTGCCGACCTGGCGCCTGAAAGACTGAAACAATTCGAATGGCTGCCCGGCGAAAACGCCTACACCAGGGCGGTAATGGCCGGTAATCAGCAGGTATGGGTGAAATACACCGTATTAGGCGGCAGAGCCTTACCCAAAACAGATACCCTGCTGGCACTGAATACGCTCAACCAGCAACTTTTTTCCCAACGACCTTTACGCGCTTTACCCGTCCTGCACTGGCTGGACAATACCCATGCATGGTTTGCCATGGGCAACGACCTGTATAACGGTACCCTGGAAAACAGAACGATCACTTTCAGCAAATGGTGCTCCCTGCCGCAGGAGGCTGAAAACGTAACCGTCAACCCCAAAAGCCGCCACATTGCCTATACGGTAAAAAACAATCTCCTGCTGCGTACCGCCGATGGCCAGGAATTGCCCGTCACACAGGATGCGGACATCAATATAGTAAACGGTAAAAGCGTGCACCGCGACGAATTCGGTATCGACAGAGGCATCTTTTTCTCTCCGCAGGGCGACCTGGTAGCGTTCTACCGGATGGACCAGCGGATGGTCAACGATTACCCGGTCATCGACTGGTCGGTGGTGCCTGCACATGCCAATATCATCAAATATCCCATGGCCGGTGGTAAATCCCACGAGGTAACCCTGGGCATCTATCAGCCATCTACCCGCAAAACCGTCTTCCTGAAAACAACCGGAGAAGCAGATCACTACCTGACCTGTGTTACCTGGGCGCCTGACCAGCAGTCCGTTTATGTGGCGCTGCTCAACAGGGACCAGAACCACCTGTCGCTCAACCAGTACAGCGCTGCTACCGGAGAACTGATCAAAACACTTTTTGAAGAGAAAGATCCCAAATATGTACATCCGTCACACCCGCTCACTTTCCTGCCGGGCAAGCCAGACCAGTTTATCTGGTGGAGTGACCGTGACGGCTATACGCACCTGTATCTGTACAATACTGCCGGGCAACTGCAAAAGCAACTGACCAAAGGCGACTGGGTAGTCAATGAATTGCAGGGTTTTCATAACGCCGCCAATGAAATGATCATCACGGCTGCGAAAGAAAGCCCGATGGAAAAGCACGGTTATGCCGTGAACCTGAAAACCGGCGCCCTGCGTCGTCTGGACCAGGCGGCAGGCTGGCATGATATACAGGTGAGCAGCACCGGCGACTATGTGCTGGACAGCTATACTTCCGGAAATGTGCCTTCTATGGCAGTTATCACGGGGCTGAACGGCAAGTATGCAGAAACCATCCTGAAAGCCGAAGATCCGCTGAAAAATTTCAAACGGCCGGAGATCAGGCAGGTGACGCTGAAAGCCGACGATGGCACGCCGCTTTACGGTAAACTGATATTGCCGGTAGATTTCGACAGCACCCGTCAGTACCCGGTGATCGTATACCTGTATAACGGGCCTAACGTACAGTTGATCCGCAATACTTTCCCTTACAGCGGCAACCTGTGGTATGAGTACATGGCGCAGCGCGGGTATGTAGTATTTACCATGGACGGCCGCGGCAGCGCCAACAGGGGCATGGCTTTCGAACAGGCTACTTTCCGCCGGCTGGGCACTGTGGAAATGAACGATCAGTTGCAGGGCGTATCTTATCTGAAATCACTGCCTTATGTAAATCAGCAGAAAATGGGCGTCCATGGCTGGAGCTTCGGTGGTTTTATGACCACTTCGCTGATGCTGCGCCATCCCGACGTGTTTAAAGTTGGCGTAGCCGGTGGTCCGGTGATTGACTGGAGCATGTATGAAGTGATGTATACAGAGCGTTACATGGACACGCCGCAGCAGAATCCCGAAGGCTATGCCAACGCCAACCTGCTCACCCAAACAAAAAACCTGAAAGGTAAACTGATGCTGATCCATGGCACCAACGATGACGTGGTGGTATGGCAGCATTCCGTGAACTTCCTGAGAGCCTGTGTGGACAATGGCGTCCAGGTGGATTACTTTGTATATCCCGGTCACCTGCACAACGTGCTGGGCAAAGACAGGGTTCATCTGATGCAGAAGATCACGGATTATTTCGACGCGCATCTTGCACGCAAAGACGCAGAGCAGCAAAGCGCGCAAAGAGATAAATAA